In Candidatus Nealsonbacteria bacterium CG07_land_8_20_14_0_80_39_13, one DNA window encodes the following:
- a CDS encoding DNA polymerase III subunit alpha has protein sequence MNKKFTHLHVHSHYSLLDGLPKIDQLLDYAKKLGMDSVALTDHGNIYGAVEFCKKAKERGIKPIIGCEVYVAFESMRQERPNIDDKRYHLILLAKNEKGYKNLVKIITQSHLKGFYYKPRVDEELLSQYSEGLIALSACIQGKIPRMIINNKMDEAEKTALKYQEIFGKENFYLELQKHKNLDGQEKANEGLIALSKRLDIPLVATNDVHYLKPEDAEVQDVLMLINTGANLNDPERRTLIKDDFSFRTPEQMAEDFKETPEAIENTGKIAEACNFEFKLGEIKLPKFEVPSGKTPDEYLRELCLEGVEKRYPEGDRSKILERMEYELSAIQKMGLASYFLIVQDFVNWAKKNRIVVGPGRGSVAGSLVSFLVNITNVDPLKYNLLFERFLNPGRAEGLPDIDLDFNDRRRNEVIEYVSEKYGRDKVAQIITFGTIAARAGIRDVGRVLGYEYSYCDVVAKMIPFGLDLEKTLASVTKFRELYEGNQKARKLIDLAKRLEGVVRHASTHACGVVISNQPLDEIIPLQHPTQNDKIIVTQYEMHAVADLGLLKMDFLGLKNLTIIEDTLSRIYKVQGKNIDLENIPLDDEKTYRLLQRGLTVGVFQLESEGMRKYLKQLKPSNIEDIIAMVALYRPGPMALIPEYIAGKHGQKDLTYFHPKLKPILESTYSIPVYQEQIMKIAQDLAGFSMPEADVLRKAIGKKIEKLLMEQKKKFVDGMKKNSINESVALKIWHWIEPFAHYSFNRSHATCYAMIAYQTAYLKAHFTTEFTASLLTSERNDTERIGFLISEAKSMGIEVLPPDINESLQNFTVVPPKQIRFGLLAIKNVGENIMETVIQERKSSGPYNSVFDFVDRVSARSKDLNKKSLESLIKAGAFEKFGERGQLLHNVERLLEYGRENKKMKSNGQKSLFGAMESEKKNNTEFRLDKIEPISEHEKLKWEKELLGLFVTAHPLDGFQDILLKYTTPLSKIKNYIGGTKVKVGGVIGAIKKIITKTGKPMLFLNIEDADGKLEIVVFPKIMEKNPQLFQENKIVIIVGSVDFRGDSPKVICDEARELTKKP, from the coding sequence ATGAATAAGAAATTTACTCATCTGCATGTGCACTCTCATTACTCTCTCCTTGACGGCCTGCCCAAGATTGACCAGCTTTTGGATTACGCCAAAAAATTAGGAATGGATTCAGTCGCCCTAACCGACCACGGCAATATTTACGGGGCTGTTGAGTTCTGTAAAAAAGCTAAAGAAAGGGGTATTAAACCGATAATCGGCTGTGAGGTTTATGTTGCCTTTGAAAGCATGCGCCAGGAGAGGCCGAACATTGACGACAAAAGATACCATTTGATTTTATTGGCCAAAAACGAAAAAGGATATAAAAATTTAGTAAAAATAATAACCCAATCTCACCTAAAAGGGTTCTATTACAAACCAAGAGTTGACGAAGAATTATTATCCCAATATTCAGAAGGATTGATCGCCCTCTCCGCCTGTATTCAAGGGAAAATCCCGAGGATGATTATTAATAATAAAATGGACGAAGCGGAAAAAACCGCCCTCAAATACCAAGAAATTTTCGGCAAAGAAAATTTTTATCTGGAACTACAAAAACATAAAAACCTTGATGGCCAAGAAAAAGCTAACGAAGGATTAATCGCTCTCTCCAAAAGATTGGATATCCCTCTGGTGGCCACAAACGATGTCCATTATCTGAAACCGGAAGACGCTGAAGTCCAGGATGTACTGATGCTTATCAATACCGGCGCTAATCTTAACGACCCGGAAAGAAGAACCCTGATTAAAGACGATTTTTCCTTCAGAACGCCGGAGCAAATGGCTGAAGACTTCAAGGAAACTCCGGAAGCGATTGAAAACACCGGGAAAATCGCCGAGGCCTGCAATTTTGAATTCAAATTGGGGGAGATAAAATTGCCTAAATTTGAAGTCCCTTCAGGAAAAACCCCTGACGAATACTTACGGGAACTCTGCCTTGAAGGGGTGGAAAAAAGGTATCCGGAAGGAGATAGAAGTAAGATTCTGGAAAGAATGGAATACGAACTTTCAGCTATCCAAAAAATGGGGCTGGCTTCTTACTTTCTGATAGTCCAAGATTTCGTCAATTGGGCCAAAAAAAACAGAATCGTGGTCGGACCGGGAAGAGGTTCGGTGGCCGGCTCTTTGGTTTCCTTCCTCGTCAACATCACTAACGTTGACCCTTTAAAATACAATCTTTTATTTGAAAGATTTTTAAATCCGGGAAGAGCTGAAGGACTGCCTGATATTGACCTTGATTTCAACGACCGGCGCAGAAATGAAGTAATTGAATATGTTTCTGAAAAATACGGTCGAGATAAGGTAGCTCAAATTATCACCTTCGGAACAATAGCCGCCAGAGCCGGAATCAGAGACGTGGGAAGGGTTTTGGGATATGAGTACAGCTACTGCGATGTGGTGGCGAAAATGATTCCTTTCGGCCTTGATTTGGAAAAAACATTGGCCAGCGTAACTAAATTCCGGGAACTTTACGAGGGAAACCAAAAAGCCCGCAAGCTGATTGATCTGGCTAAAAGATTGGAGGGGGTTGTCCGACACGCCTCTACTCATGCCTGCGGGGTTGTTATTTCTAATCAGCCCTTGGACGAAATTATTCCTTTGCAGCATCCGACCCAAAACGATAAAATCATTGTCACTCAATACGAAATGCATGCTGTGGCTGACTTGGGATTATTGAAGATGGATTTCTTGGGATTAAAAAACCTGACCATTATCGAAGACACTCTTTCCAGAATATACAAGGTTCAAGGAAAGAATATTGATTTGGAAAACATCCCTCTTGACGATGAAAAAACTTATAGACTTCTCCAAAGAGGGCTTACGGTCGGAGTATTCCAGCTGGAAAGCGAGGGAATGAGAAAATACCTAAAACAATTAAAACCGAGTAATATTGAAGATATTATCGCTATGGTTGCCTTATATCGTCCGGGGCCGATGGCTCTTATTCCGGAATATATTGCCGGCAAGCACGGACAAAAAGACCTTACTTATTTCCATCCGAAATTGAAACCGATTCTGGAAAGCACCTATTCCATCCCCGTTTACCAGGAGCAAATTATGAAAATCGCCCAGGACTTGGCCGGCTTTTCCATGCCTGAAGCTGATGTCTTAAGAAAAGCCATCGGCAAAAAAATTGAAAAACTTCTGATGGAACAGAAGAAAAAATTCGTTGACGGGATGAAGAAAAACAGCATCAACGAAAGCGTCGCTTTAAAAATATGGCATTGGATAGAACCATTCGCCCACTATTCTTTCAATCGATCCCATGCCACCTGCTACGCTATGATTGCCTACCAAACCGCTTATCTGAAGGCTCATTTCACAACTGAATTTACAGCCTCTCTTTTAACTTCAGAAAGAAACGATACGGAAAGAATCGGCTTCCTGATATCAGAGGCCAAAAGCATGGGAATTGAAGTTCTTCCTCCGGATATAAATGAAAGCTTGCAGAATTTTACCGTTGTCCCCCCCAAACAAATCCGCTTCGGACTTTTGGCGATAAAAAATGTCGGCGAAAATATAATGGAAACAGTCATCCAAGAGAGAAAAAGCTCCGGACCCTATAATTCAGTATTTGATTTCGTTGACCGCGTCAGCGCCAGATCAAAAGATCTTAATAAAAAATCATTGGAAAGCCTGATCAAGGCAGGGGCTTTTGAAAAATTCGGCGAGCGGGGACAACTCTTACATAATGTAGAAAGGTTGCTTGAGTATGGCAGAGAAAACAAAAAAATGAAGTCCAACGGGCAGAAAAGCCTTTTTGGGGCGATGGAAAGCGAGAAAAAAAACAATACTGAATTCCGCTTGGATAAAATTGAGCCTATTTCCGAACACGAAAAATTAAAATGGGAAAAAGAACTTCTCGGTCTTTTTGTAACAGCTCATCCTTTAGATGGATTTCAGGATATAT
- a CDS encoding ribonuclease HII, which translates to MRYPNLNEEKKLWKSGYKYVVGLDEAGRGPLAGPVVAGAVMLKNYKFQISNFKFLKEMRGVKDSKKLSARKREEIYEVLTNHPAIEWGVGRVSEKIIDKINILEATKLAMIKAIKKFKVDFLIIDGNFKIKKDIPQKSIIKADAKVFSCAAASIIAKVTRDRIMEKEHRKYPKYNFAKHKGYPTKEHYKAIRKNGCCKIHRKTFRLEN; encoded by the coding sequence ATGAGATACCCTAATTTAAATGAAGAAAAAAAGTTGTGGAAAAGCGGATATAAGTACGTAGTGGGGTTGGATGAGGCCGGAAGGGGACCGCTTGCGGGGCCGGTTGTGGCTGGAGCGGTAATGTTAAAAAATTACAAATTTCAAATTTCAAATTTCAAATTTCTAAAAGAGATGCGAGGGGTGAAAGATTCAAAGAAATTATCGGCGAGAAAGAGAGAAGAGATTTATGAAGTCCTGACGAATCATCCGGCGATAGAATGGGGGGTTGGCCGGGTTTCTGAAAAAATAATTGATAAGATAAATATCTTGGAGGCGACGAAACTGGCAATGATAAAAGCAATAAAAAAATTTAAAGTTGATTTTCTGATTATTGATGGAAATTTTAAAATAAAAAAAGATATTCCGCAGAAATCAATAATAAAAGCAGATGCTAAAGTTTTTTCCTGCGCCGCCGCCAGCATTATCGCCAAAGTGACAAGGGACAGGATAATGGAGAAAGAGCATAGAAAGTATCCGAAATATAATTTCGCCAAGCACAAGGGTTATCCGACGAAAGAGCATTATAAAGCCATAAGGAAAAACGGCTGTTGCAAGATTCACCGAAAAACCTTCCGTTTGGAAAATTAG
- a CDS encoding 50S ribosomal protein L32 produces MPVPKQRHTKSKRNRRRSHIKLTIPTLNKCPKCAKPVLPHVACLSCGFYKGKEVIDVMKKLTKKERKAKEREMAEKEAEAKKDKPLTAEELSKN; encoded by the coding sequence ATGCCAGTTCCTAAACAAAGACATACCAAATCAAAAAGAAACAGGAGAAGGTCCCATATTAAGCTTACTATTCCGACCTTAAATAAGTGCCCAAAATGCGCTAAGCCTGTCTTGCCTCATGTTGCTTGCTTAAGTTGCGGTTTTTATAAAGGGAAAGAAGTTATTGACGTGATGAAAAAATTAACTAAAAAAGAGAGGAAGGCAAAGGAAAGAGAAATGGCGGAAAAAGAAGCTGAAGCCAAGAAAGATAAACCATTAACAGCGGAAGAACTCTCTAAAAATTAA
- the nusB gene encoding transcription antitermination factor NusB — translation MASRHLSRSIVLQALYEWDFFNKKNNLEKIVEKDIEEMGPGLEDKSFIWELTAGVVENFEALNKIIEQAAPEWPVDQISIVDRNILRIGLYELLYGSKEAVPPKVAINESIELGKTFGGENSGKFINGVLGTVYKQAGITEPDEKDEDNGDNEKKDDDEKI, via the coding sequence ATGGCAAGTAGGCATTTGTCTAGAAGCATAGTTTTACAGGCTCTTTACGAGTGGGATTTTTTCAATAAAAAGAATAATCTGGAGAAGATAGTTGAGAAAGATATTGAGGAAATGGGGCCGGGATTGGAAGACAAGAGTTTTATTTGGGAATTGACCGCCGGAGTAGTGGAAAATTTTGAAGCCCTTAATAAGATAATTGAACAGGCGGCTCCGGAATGGCCAGTTGATCAGATCAGTATCGTTGACAGGAATATTTTAAGAATCGGCTTGTATGAGCTTTTATATGGAAGTAAAGAAGCTGTTCCCCCTAAGGTGGCCATTAACGAATCAATAGAGTTGGGGAAAACATTCGGTGGAGAGAATTCAGGGAAATTCATAAATGGTGTTTTAGGGACAGTCTATAAACAAGCGGGGATAACTGAACCCGATGAAAAAGATGAGGATAATGGAGATAATGAAAAAAAAGATGATGATGAAAAAATTTGA
- the rnc gene encoding ribonuclease III — translation MMKKFEKFEKEIGVNFKNKDLLTQAFCHRSYLNENTDFNLSNNERLEFLGDAVLELIITENLYVNQPEKSEGELTNWRAALVNTNMLSKIAGELGYNDFLLLSKGEEKEKGKARQCILANTFEAVLGAIYLDQGIEVCRKFIEKNLLKELSNIEKNELFKDDKSRFQEESQERAGITPIYKVLGEEGPDHDKVFTIGVFLDKELVAKDTGSSKQEAEIKAAKKALEVKNWK, via the coding sequence ATGATGAAAAAATTTGAAAAATTTGAAAAAGAAATTGGCGTTAATTTCAAGAATAAGGATTTACTGACTCAAGCTTTCTGTCACAGATCTTATCTGAACGAAAATACGGATTTTAACTTGAGCAATAACGAGAGGTTGGAATTTTTGGGAGACGCGGTTCTGGAGTTGATAATAACGGAGAATCTCTACGTTAATCAACCGGAAAAATCGGAAGGTGAATTGACGAACTGGAGAGCGGCTTTGGTGAATACAAATATGCTTTCAAAAATTGCCGGCGAGCTCGGATACAATGACTTTCTTTTGCTATCCAAAGGAGAGGAAAAGGAAAAGGGAAAGGCAAGGCAGTGTATCTTAGCTAATACATTTGAAGCTGTTTTGGGAGCAATTTACCTTGATCAGGGGATAGAAGTCTGCCGGAAATTCATTGAAAAAAATTTACTCAAGGAATTGTCCAATATTGAAAAAAACGAACTTTTTAAAGACGATAAGTCGCGTTTTCAAGAAGAGTCTCAAGAAAGGGCAGGCATTACTCCCATTTATAAGGTTCTGGGAGAAGAGGGGCCTGACCATGACAAGGTCTTTACTATTGGGGTTTTTCTTGATAAAGAATTAGTAGCTAAGGATACCGGCTCGTCAAAGCAAGAAGCAGAGATAAAAGCGGCTAAAAAGGCATTAGAGGTAAAAAATTGGAAATAA
- the rpsP gene encoding 30S ribosomal protein S16, which translates to MLVIRLLRKGRKNQPFFKIVVTDKKNAPRGGRFVEEVGFWNPKTKEKTLNGDRIKHWISMGAKPSETVYNLLIVGKIIEGKKTAVHKKSRPEAHRPLDDKKKPAEGGTAPVAEAKKEEKPAEAVAQ; encoded by the coding sequence ATGTTGGTAATTCGCTTGCTTCGCAAAGGAAGGAAAAATCAGCCTTTCTTCAAAATTGTGGTTACGGATAAAAAGAATGCTCCCCGAGGAGGACGTTTTGTTGAGGAGGTTGGTTTTTGGAACCCTAAGACAAAAGAAAAAACATTGAACGGAGACAGAATAAAGCACTGGATTTCTATGGGCGCAAAGCCTTCGGAAACAGTCTACAATCTTTTAATTGTTGGAAAGATCATTGAGGGCAAAAAAACAGCAGTTCATAAAAAATCTAGGCCAGAGGCCCATCGTCCTCTGGACGACAAGAAGAAGCCGGCTGAAGGAGGAACTGCCCCTGTTGCGGAAGCCAAGAAAGAAGAGAAACCTGCGGAAGCCGTAGCTCAATAG
- a CDS encoding RNA-binding protein: MTKEANDKEFLEYMVKALVDHPEDVVVDRKVDEMGVLLSLKVNSEDMGQIIGKAGSIARSIRSLVRIVGLKNHARVNLKIEEPEGGRTSAPSHSAVKKETGDFEELSL, translated from the coding sequence ATGACAAAAGAAGCCAATGACAAAGAATTTCTTGAGTATATGGTTAAGGCATTAGTTGATCACCCTGAAGATGTCGTTGTTGACCGAAAGGTTGACGAGATGGGAGTTTTGCTTTCTTTGAAGGTAAACTCTGAAGATATGGGTCAAATCATCGGCAAAGCCGGTTCTATTGCCAGATCAATCAGGAGCTTAGTCCGGATTGTCGGCCTCAAGAATCACGCTCGGGTTAACTTGAAAATAGAGGAACCTGAAGGCGGAAGAACTTCAGCTCCTTCTCACAGCGCAGTTAAAAAAGAGACAGGAGATTTTGAAGAACTTAGCCTGTAA
- a CDS encoding tRNA (guanosine(37)-N1)-methyltransferase TrmD gives MRFDIITIFPNIFDSYLKETFIKKAQDKKIINIKIHNLRDWAFDRHQTVDGRPFGGGLGMVIKLEPIYKAVSSLIKCKAKNEKLKINRKTKVILFTPRGEKFNQQMAYKLSKFDRLIMICGRYEGVDERVAEHIADVEISIGDYDLMGGELPAMIVMETITRLKPGVIGKPEFLKERVAKNKKFLEYPQYVRPEVFLPDKKSRGWKAPKVLLSGNHKDIEAWKAEHGKEIGN, from the coding sequence ATGAGGTTTGATATCATCACAATTTTTCCTAATATTTTTGATTCTTATTTAAAAGAGACTTTTATAAAAAAAGCTCAAGATAAGAAAATAATTAATATCAAAATCCACAATTTAAGGGATTGGGCTTTTGATCGCCATCAAACCGTTGACGGCCGGCCTTTCGGTGGAGGATTGGGAATGGTCATCAAACTGGAGCCGATATACAAAGCCGTCTCCAGTTTGATTAAATGTAAAGCTAAAAACGAAAAACTAAAAATAAACCGGAAAACTAAGGTTATACTCTTTACGCCGAGGGGAGAGAAGTTTAACCAGCAGATGGCTTATAAATTGAGCAAATTTGACCGATTGATAATGATTTGCGGCCGTTATGAGGGGGTTGATGAAAGAGTGGCCGAACATATAGCTGACGTTGAGATTTCAATAGGGGATTACGACCTGATGGGCGGGGAATTGCCGGCTATGATAGTAATGGAAACAATAACGAGGTTGAAACCGGGAGTTATTGGTAAGCCTGAATTTCTCAAAGAGAGAGTCGCTAAGAATAAAAAATTTCTTGAGTATCCCCAATACGTCAGGCCGGAAGTATTTTTGCCTGATAAGAAGTCAAGAGGTTGGAAGGCGCCTAAGGTTTTGCTGTCGGGCAACCACAAAGATATTGAAGCCTGGAAGGCGGAACACGGAAAGGAGATTGGAAATTAA
- the rpmG gene encoding 50S ribosomal protein L33, producing MATKKKPFVKLQCSECKEVNYYTHKSKGIATEKLELKKFCSSCRKSVVHKEAKK from the coding sequence ATGGCAACAAAGAAAAAACCATTCGTAAAATTACAGTGCTCGGAGTGCAAGGAAGTTAATTACTACACTCACAAATCAAAGGGGATAGCGACGGAGAAACTGGAATTGAAAAAATTCTGCAGTTCTTGTCGCAAGAGCGTAGTCCACAAAGAAGCCAAGAAATAA
- a CDS encoding ribonuclease HI translates to MKKQKFYAYSADGKTGIADDWPSCEKIVSGIQGAKFKGFLTEAEAKMWLEAGADYKIKHLTTEKGIYFDAGTGAGHGVEINVTDEKGTSLLDKVLPDTHINHRGHHWIFKDVTNNFGELLACKYALQIALKEGIKDVFGDSKLIIEFWSKGYVKKENIHPETIALSAEVKKLRYDFEKSGGKIGRVPGSGNPADLGFHKG, encoded by the coding sequence ATGAAAAAACAGAAATTTTATGCTTACTCGGCTGATGGGAAAACAGGCATAGCTGATGACTGGCCATCTTGCGAAAAAATCGTTTCCGGAATTCAGGGCGCCAAGTTCAAGGGCTTTCTGACCGAAGCTGAAGCTAAGATGTGGCTGGAAGCCGGAGCGGATTACAAGATTAAACACTTAACCACTGAAAAGGGGATCTATTTTGACGCCGGAACAGGAGCCGGCCACGGGGTTGAGATTAATGTAACCGATGAAAAGGGAACAAGCTTACTGGATAAAGTTTTACCGGACACCCATATAAATCATCGCGGCCACCACTGGATTTTTAAAGATGTAACTAATAATTTTGGCGAATTACTGGCCTGCAAATACGCCTTGCAGATTGCGTTAAAGGAGGGGATTAAGGATGTTTTCGGCGACAGTAAGTTGATTATTGAGTTTTGGTCTAAGGGGTATGTAAAAAAAGAAAATATTCATCCGGAGACAATTGCCTTAAGCGCTGAAGTTAAAAAACTAAGATATGATTTTGAGAAATCAGGAGGGAAGATAGGGCGCGTTCCCGGCTCCGGCAACCCGGCCGATTTAGGTTTCCACAAAGGCTAA
- a CDS encoding M48 family peptidase, with the protein MKIDKLIRSKRRSIALIVSSEATLIVRAPMRTTLEYIEGLVFEKRAWIKKKKDQILKNSWPAKKCEELSQEKALEKITERVNFYSRITGWKFKSVSITKAESRWGSCGPNNSINFSRRLIMAPIDVIDYVVVHELAHIAEKNHSKKFWDKVEAILPDYKEKRKWLKEKGHNLKI; encoded by the coding sequence ATAAAGATAGATAAATTGATACGCTCCAAGAGAAGGAGCATCGCCTTAATCGTCTCGTCCGAGGCGACTCTTATTGTCCGAGCGCCAATGAGAACGACTTTGGAATATATTGAAGGTCTGGTTTTTGAAAAAAGGGCTTGGATAAAAAAGAAAAAGGATCAAATTTTAAAAAATAGCTGGCCGGCTAAAAAATGCGAAGAATTATCTCAAGAAAAGGCACTGGAGAAAATAACCGAAAGAGTGAATTTTTACAGTCGGATTACCGGTTGGAAATTTAAGTCCGTATCAATTACCAAGGCCGAATCAAGATGGGGCTCCTGCGGACCGAATAATTCAATTAATTTCAGTCGGCGGTTGATTATGGCGCCCATTGATGTTATTGATTATGTAGTTGTTCATGAATTGGCTCATATAGCGGAGAAAAATCATTCAAAAAAATTTTGGGACAAAGTGGAGGCAATTTTGCCTGATTATAAAGAAAAAAGAAAATGGTTAAAAGAAAAAGGCCATAATCTAAAAATATAA